One Actinomadura viridis genomic region harbors:
- a CDS encoding acyltransferase family protein, whose translation MTPTRHDRLRELDLLRFVAALAVVLFHFTGFKGAGPWPEPSLELFPGLGLITRYGYLGVDLFFMISGFVILMSAWGRSPGEFGVSRLVRLMPAYWAAVLLGLAVYAVFRLGSGAPGLIVPNLTMLQGGLGVKNVDAVFWTLWVETHFYVLIAVLAAIGIGYRGCLVFMAAWTIGGVYADEAGNKLLQVMLMPTWSPYFIGGMALYMIHRFGPTLLLWGYVAVSWLLAVHWSVWRTGHVFTGSDETVVAFAVTGVFAVMALVATGRLRGLRWRGLTVLGALTYPLYLTHSQVALPLLKYAYPALNRWVALALVTGASLLVAYAVYRLVERPGQSWMRARLRESLAPMREGAAKASVPAPRPGAHPAPPAAPPAPNGSASDLPGPRTTRVP comes from the coding sequence GTGACCCCGACCCGACACGACCGCCTCCGCGAACTCGACCTGCTGCGCTTCGTGGCGGCGCTGGCGGTGGTCCTCTTCCACTTCACCGGCTTCAAGGGCGCCGGGCCCTGGCCCGAGCCGTCGCTGGAGCTGTTCCCGGGACTCGGCCTGATCACCCGGTACGGCTACCTGGGCGTCGACCTGTTCTTCATGATCAGTGGCTTCGTGATCCTGATGAGCGCGTGGGGGCGCAGTCCCGGCGAGTTCGGCGTCTCCCGGCTGGTGCGGCTGATGCCCGCCTACTGGGCCGCCGTCCTTCTCGGGCTGGCGGTCTACGCCGTCTTCCGGCTGGGCAGCGGGGCGCCCGGCCTGATCGTCCCCAACCTGACCATGCTGCAGGGCGGCCTCGGCGTGAAGAACGTGGACGCGGTCTTCTGGACCCTCTGGGTCGAGACGCACTTCTACGTGCTGATCGCCGTCCTGGCCGCGATCGGCATCGGCTACCGCGGGTGCCTGGTGTTCATGGCCGCCTGGACGATCGGCGGCGTGTACGCCGACGAGGCCGGGAACAAGCTCCTCCAGGTCATGCTGATGCCCACCTGGAGCCCGTACTTCATCGGCGGCATGGCCCTCTACATGATCCACCGGTTCGGCCCGACCCTGCTGCTGTGGGGGTACGTGGCGGTCTCGTGGCTGCTGGCCGTGCACTGGAGCGTGTGGCGTACCGGGCACGTGTTCACCGGCTCGGACGAGACGGTGGTCGCGTTCGCCGTCACGGGCGTCTTCGCCGTGATGGCCCTCGTGGCCACCGGGCGCCTGCGCGGGCTGCGCTGGAGGGGGCTGACCGTGCTGGGGGCGCTGACCTACCCCCTGTACCTCACGCACTCCCAGGTCGCCCTGCCGCTGCTCAAGTACGCCTATCCGGCCCTGAACCGCTGGGTGGCGCTGGCCCTGGTCACCGGTGCCTCGCTGCTGGTGGCGTACGCGGTGTACCGCCTGGTCGAGCGTCCGGGCCAGTCCTGGATGCGGGCCCGGCTCCGCGAGTCGCTGGCACCGATGCGGGAGGGCGCGGCGAAGGCGTCCGTCCCCGCCCCCCGCCCGGGTGCCCACCCCGCCCCGCCCGCTGCGCCGCCGGCCCCGAACGGCTCCGCCTCCGACCTCCCAGGGCCCCGTACCACACGTGTTCCGTGA
- a CDS encoding ABC transporter permease subunit: MTALAALAEDGEPLIRWDWIGRNLSGDITESFREHLILSFTPVLLGLLIALPVGLACARWRRIYPPVLAATSVLYAVPAIGLFVIFVAFTGLTYPTVIVPLALYTLSVLVPSVVDGLRAVPDHVRQSAVAMGFGPLRRLVQVELPIAVPVLMAGLRVATVANISLVSVGALIGIGGLGQLMVKGMKWPGGGFTTPIIVAIVLIILLALVADLLLLLVQRLLTPWERAGRGRRATAAEDTDGTDGADGGTKAAAPGGTAGAAGDRAGTTAEPEEVR, translated from the coding sequence GTGACCGCCCTCGCGGCGCTCGCCGAGGACGGCGAGCCGCTGATCCGCTGGGACTGGATCGGGCGGAACCTGAGCGGCGACATCACCGAGTCGTTCCGCGAACATCTCATCCTGTCGTTCACCCCCGTCCTGCTCGGCCTGCTGATCGCCCTCCCGGTCGGGCTGGCCTGCGCGCGCTGGCGGCGGATCTACCCGCCGGTGCTGGCCGCGACCAGCGTGCTGTACGCGGTCCCGGCGATCGGGCTGTTCGTGATCTTCGTCGCGTTCACCGGGCTGACCTACCCCACCGTGATCGTCCCGCTGGCGCTCTACACCCTGTCGGTGCTGGTGCCCAGCGTGGTGGACGGGCTGCGGGCGGTGCCCGACCACGTCCGGCAGTCGGCGGTCGCGATGGGCTTCGGCCCGCTGCGGCGGCTGGTCCAGGTGGAGCTGCCGATCGCGGTGCCGGTGCTGATGGCCGGGCTGCGGGTCGCCACGGTCGCCAACATCAGCCTGGTCAGCGTGGGGGCGCTGATCGGCATCGGAGGCCTCGGCCAGCTCATGGTCAAGGGCATGAAGTGGCCCGGCGGCGGATTCACCACCCCGATCATCGTCGCGATCGTGCTGATCATCCTGCTGGCACTGGTCGCCGACCTGCTCCTGCTGCTCGTCCAGCGGCTGCTCACCCCGTGGGAGCGCGCCGGGCGCGGGCGCCGGGCCACGGCCGCGGAGGACACGGACGGCACGGACGGCGCGGACGGCGGGACGAAGGCCGCGGCGCCCGGCGGCACCGCCGGGGCGGCCGGTGACCGGGCCGGGACGACGGCCGAGCCGGAGGAGGTCCGTTGA
- the egtD gene encoding L-histidine N(alpha)-methyltransferase — protein sequence MDRFLTADDLAKTLRRDVREGLEARPRTLPPKWFYDERGSALFEEITRLEEYYPTRREREILLARAPDIAAATGARTLLELGAGSGEKTRLLLDALRGTLRAYVPVDVSGDFLAESAARIAADHPRLSVRPVVADYEQHLHLLPSGERRLVAFLGGTVGNMPPAARIGFLAGLRATMGDEDALLLGADLVKDEERLVAAYDDDAGVTAEFNRNVLRVINRELEADFVPAAYEHVAVWNAAEEWIEMRLRSVRDQVVRVRGVDLEVAFDAGEEMRTEISAKFRRERLEAELGAAGLTLAEFWTDGAGDFSLCLARPTKNAPAPA from the coding sequence TTGCCAAGACGCTGCGCCGGGACGTACGGGAGGGCCTGGAGGCCAGGCCGAGGACCCTGCCGCCCAAGTGGTTCTACGACGAGCGGGGCAGCGCCCTGTTCGAGGAGATCACCCGGCTGGAGGAGTACTACCCCACCCGCAGGGAACGCGAGATCCTCCTCGCCCGCGCCCCCGACATCGCCGCCGCGACCGGGGCGCGGACGCTGCTGGAGCTGGGCGCGGGGTCGGGGGAGAAGACCCGGCTGCTGCTGGACGCGCTGCGCGGCACGCTCCGCGCCTACGTCCCGGTGGACGTGAGCGGCGACTTCCTCGCCGAGTCCGCCGCGCGGATCGCCGCCGACCATCCCCGGCTGTCGGTGCGCCCCGTGGTCGCCGACTACGAGCAGCACCTGCACCTGCTGCCGTCCGGCGAGCGGCGGCTGGTGGCCTTCCTCGGCGGGACCGTCGGGAACATGCCGCCCGCCGCCCGCATCGGCTTCCTGGCCGGCCTGCGCGCCACGATGGGGGACGAGGACGCCCTCCTGCTCGGGGCCGACCTGGTCAAGGACGAGGAACGGCTGGTGGCCGCCTACGACGACGACGCCGGGGTCACCGCCGAGTTCAACCGGAACGTGCTGCGCGTGATCAACCGGGAGCTGGAGGCCGACTTCGTCCCCGCGGCCTACGAGCACGTGGCGGTGTGGAACGCCGCCGAGGAGTGGATCGAGATGCGCCTGCGCTCGGTCCGCGACCAGGTCGTCCGGGTCCGGGGCGTGGACCTGGAGGTGGCGTTCGACGCCGGGGAGGAGATGCGCACCGAGATCTCCGCCAAGTTCCGCCGGGAGCGGCTGGAGGCGGAACTGGGCGCGGCCGGGCTGACCCTGGCGGAGTTCTGGACCGACGGGGCGGGCGACTTCTCGCTCTGCCTCGCCCGCCCGACCAAGAACGCACCAGCGCCGGCGTAG
- a CDS encoding ABC transporter permease, whose amino-acid sequence MNAIWEALAWFGGSGQWSGPDGIPSRLLEHLWYSLLAFAVTVLIALPLGLVLGHLRRGRPAALAGFLVLSSANAARALPTLGLLILAVIITTAGDLVPILIPLVALAIPPVLVNTYAGVQQVEAGLRDAAEGMGMTGRQVLLKVELPVALPLILLGLRTALIQIISTATIAAYVGLGGLGRYIVDGYSRQDYDSMAGGAILVILLAVLTQLAFAGLYRYAVSPGVRQRAAVS is encoded by the coding sequence TTGAACGCGATCTGGGAGGCGCTGGCCTGGTTCGGCGGCTCGGGGCAGTGGTCGGGGCCGGACGGCATCCCCAGCCGGCTGCTGGAGCACCTGTGGTACTCGCTGCTGGCGTTCGCGGTCACCGTGCTGATCGCGCTGCCGCTCGGGCTGGTCCTGGGCCACCTGCGCCGGGGACGCCCCGCCGCGCTGGCCGGTTTCCTGGTGCTGTCCTCGGCGAACGCCGCGCGCGCCCTGCCCACCCTGGGCCTGCTCATCCTCGCGGTGATCATCACCACCGCCGGCGACCTGGTGCCGATCCTGATCCCGCTGGTCGCGCTGGCGATCCCGCCCGTGCTGGTCAACACCTACGCCGGGGTGCAGCAGGTGGAGGCGGGCCTGCGGGACGCGGCCGAGGGCATGGGCATGACCGGACGGCAGGTACTGCTGAAGGTCGAGCTGCCGGTGGCGCTGCCGCTGATCCTGCTCGGCCTGCGGACCGCCCTCATCCAGATCATCTCCACCGCGACGATCGCCGCCTACGTCGGGCTCGGCGGCCTGGGCCGCTACATCGTCGACGGCTACTCGCGGCAGGACTACGACAGCATGGCCGGCGGCGCGATCCTGGTGATCCTGCTGGCCGTCCTCACCCAGCTCGCCTTCGCCGGCCTGTACCGGTACGCGGTCTCCCCGGGCGTACGGCAGCGGGCGGCGGTGTCCTGA
- a CDS encoding bifunctional polysaccharide deacetylase/glycosyltransferase family 2 protein: protein MKGREPRGHWFLLLLGGLTLFAALLLNGFAEGAVGESPADPGGETGTGRGPKAPGVPAAATSGGPVLDLNPGQEPRSVRPANKTIALTFDDGPDPRWTPRLLETLRKHGAQATFFVVGARVAEHPGIVRRMAAEGHELGNHTYTHVDMGEAPAWRVRLELDLTQRALAGVAGVKTALVRMPYSSTPASLTGPQWEAARRAGERGYLVALTDRDTKDWVGAVSDTIVERAAPSRGRPGAGAVVMMHDSGGDREATLAAVDRLLTGLSAKGYRFTTLSRAVGLPPATAEATGAERAVGTVLVSAQRASGWIVGALGVLFGVAAILTVARLALLLGFARTHVRRVRRAGGPRGPGGRRRRHWHDLGHPTPPLSIIVPAYNEEAGIEATVRSLLDTGYPAPFEVIVVDDGSTDRTAAIVDGLRLPGVRLITKPNGGKPSALNAGVAAARAEVVVLVDGDTVFQRDTLWHLAGPFADPAVGAVSGNTKVANRGGVLGRWQHLEYVIGFNLDRRMFDVLQCMPTIPGAIGAFRRQVLAAVGGVSDDTLAEDTDLTMAICRAGWRVVYEENALAWTEAPASLRQLWRQRYRWCYGTLQAMWKHRRSPFQRGRPGRFGRRCLSYLTVFQVVLPLFAPAVDLFTVYGLVFLDPLRLVGLWLAFTVLQAMAGAYALRLDGEPVRTLWVLPLQQVVYRQLMYLVVIQSLVTAVLGARLRWHSISRAGTFASRDGSRLPT from the coding sequence GTGAAGGGGAGGGAGCCGCGCGGCCACTGGTTCCTGCTCCTCCTGGGCGGCCTGACCCTGTTCGCCGCGCTGCTCCTGAACGGCTTCGCCGAGGGGGCGGTCGGGGAGTCCCCGGCGGACCCGGGCGGCGAGACCGGCACCGGCCGGGGCCCGAAAGCGCCGGGCGTACCGGCCGCGGCGACCAGCGGCGGGCCCGTGCTGGACCTGAACCCGGGCCAGGAACCGCGCAGCGTGCGGCCCGCGAACAAGACGATCGCGCTGACCTTCGACGACGGCCCCGATCCGCGGTGGACGCCCCGGCTGCTGGAGACGCTGCGCAAGCACGGCGCCCAGGCCACCTTCTTCGTCGTGGGGGCGCGCGTCGCCGAGCACCCCGGCATCGTCCGCCGCATGGCCGCCGAAGGGCACGAACTGGGCAACCACACCTACACCCACGTCGACATGGGCGAGGCCCCCGCGTGGCGGGTCCGGCTGGAACTCGACCTGACCCAGCGGGCCCTCGCGGGCGTGGCCGGTGTGAAGACCGCACTCGTGCGGATGCCGTACTCGTCCACACCGGCCTCGCTGACCGGCCCGCAGTGGGAGGCGGCCAGGCGCGCGGGGGAACGCGGGTACCTGGTGGCGCTCACCGACCGCGACACCAAGGACTGGGTCGGGGCCGTCTCCGACACCATCGTCGAACGGGCGGCGCCGTCCCGGGGACGGCCGGGCGCGGGCGCGGTCGTGATGATGCACGACTCCGGCGGCGACCGCGAGGCGACGCTGGCCGCCGTGGACCGGCTCCTCACGGGGCTCTCGGCGAAGGGCTACCGCTTCACCACGCTGTCACGGGCGGTGGGGCTGCCGCCCGCGACCGCCGAGGCCACCGGCGCCGAGCGCGCCGTCGGCACGGTCCTGGTGTCCGCGCAGCGGGCCTCCGGCTGGATCGTCGGGGCCCTCGGCGTCCTGTTCGGCGTGGCGGCGATCCTCACGGTGGCGAGGCTGGCCCTGCTGCTGGGGTTCGCCCGGACGCACGTGCGCCGCGTCCGCCGCGCGGGCGGGCCCCGCGGGCCGGGCGGGCGGCGACGCCGGCACTGGCACGACCTGGGCCACCCGACGCCCCCGCTCTCGATCATCGTGCCCGCCTACAACGAGGAGGCGGGCATCGAGGCCACCGTCCGGTCGCTGCTGGACACCGGCTATCCGGCGCCGTTCGAGGTGATCGTGGTCGACGACGGGTCCACCGACCGCACGGCCGCCATCGTGGACGGGCTGCGGCTGCCCGGCGTACGGCTCATCACCAAGCCCAACGGCGGCAAGCCCAGCGCCCTGAACGCCGGCGTCGCCGCCGCCCGCGCCGAGGTGGTGGTGCTGGTCGACGGGGACACCGTCTTCCAGCGCGACACGCTCTGGCACCTGGCCGGGCCGTTCGCCGACCCCGCGGTCGGGGCGGTCAGCGGCAACACCAAGGTCGCCAACCGGGGCGGCGTCCTGGGGCGGTGGCAGCACCTCGAGTACGTGATCGGCTTCAACCTCGACCGGCGGATGTTCGACGTCCTGCAGTGCATGCCCACCATCCCGGGGGCGATCGGCGCGTTCCGCCGCCAGGTGCTGGCCGCGGTGGGCGGTGTCAGCGACGACACCCTCGCCGAGGACACCGACCTGACGATGGCGATCTGCCGGGCCGGGTGGCGCGTGGTGTACGAGGAGAACGCGCTCGCCTGGACCGAGGCGCCCGCCTCCCTCCGGCAGCTCTGGCGGCAGCGCTACCGCTGGTGCTACGGGACCCTCCAGGCGATGTGGAAGCACAGGCGCTCGCCGTTCCAGCGCGGCCGGCCGGGCCGGTTCGGCCGCCGCTGCCTGAGCTACCTCACGGTCTTCCAGGTGGTGCTGCCGCTGTTCGCGCCCGCCGTGGACCTGTTCACCGTCTACGGGCTGGTGTTCCTGGACCCGTTGCGGCTGGTCGGCCTGTGGCTGGCCTTCACGGTCCTCCAGGCCATGGCGGGGGCGTACGCCCTGCGGCTGGACGGGGAACCGGTGCGCACTCTGTGGGTGCTGCCGCTCCAGCAGGTGGTGTACCGGCAGCTGATGTACCTGGTGGTGATCCAGTCCCTCGTCACGGCCGTTCTCGGGGCCAGGCTCAGGTGGCACTCCATCAGCCGTGCGGGCACGTTCGCGTCCCGGGACGGCTCCCGCCTCCCGACGTGA
- a CDS encoding aromatic amino acid ammonia-lyase, whose amino-acid sequence METTRIVMDGTRLTCSEVARAARGDVTIVMAPEGTERARAAWRVAREVAAEEPVYGRTTGVGANREVGVEWEDSDAHGLRLLRSHAAGAGPLVAPEIVRAMITVRLNQLAAGGSGVDPGVLTALADVLNLGLLPPVPVYGAIGTGDLTALASTALCLLGERAWLTAPDGAQPRGPGFRLRSADALAFISSNAATLGESALAVTDLRTLLAASTGVAALSLLAVRGSEEPYAPAVHDACPHPGQREVATAMRTLLAFEQPAPMRIQDPYGYRAFPQVHGPALETAAYAEEVVTREINAASENPLVDVAGRAVWHNGNFHTAYSGLALDAARAALFQTMALSAARLGTLAEPSFTGLYPFQAATEASSGIMILEYVTHSALADVRRLAAPAALGSAVLSRGVEEHAGFSTQSARATTEALGAYRIGLGCELVAAVRALRMQGRAPAGGPLRSVYDLSAEVLDPRVDDRPLDADIAVAADLLPEISRLLPLLPAASPAPWHPEAH is encoded by the coding sequence GTGGAAACCACCCGAATCGTTATGGACGGCACCCGGCTCACCTGTTCCGAGGTGGCCCGTGCCGCCCGCGGGGACGTGACGATCGTCATGGCGCCCGAGGGCACCGAACGGGCCCGCGCGGCCTGGCGGGTGGCCCGCGAGGTGGCCGCGGAGGAGCCGGTCTACGGCCGTACCACCGGGGTCGGCGCCAACCGCGAGGTGGGCGTGGAGTGGGAGGACTCCGACGCGCACGGGCTGCGGCTGCTGCGCAGCCACGCGGCGGGCGCGGGACCGCTGGTGGCGCCGGAGATCGTCCGGGCGATGATCACCGTGCGGCTCAACCAGCTCGCGGCCGGCGGCTCGGGCGTCGATCCCGGGGTGCTGACCGCGCTGGCCGACGTGCTGAACCTCGGCCTGCTGCCGCCCGTCCCGGTGTACGGGGCGATCGGCACCGGCGACCTCACCGCGCTGGCCTCCACCGCGCTGTGCCTGCTCGGCGAGCGCGCCTGGCTGACCGCGCCCGACGGCGCGCAGCCGCGCGGGCCGGGCTTCCGGCTGCGTTCGGCGGACGCCCTGGCCTTCATCAGCTCCAACGCGGCCACGCTCGGGGAGTCGGCGCTGGCGGTGACCGACCTGCGCACGCTGCTGGCCGCCTCGACCGGGGTCGCGGCGCTGTCGCTGCTGGCGGTGCGGGGCTCGGAGGAGCCGTACGCCCCGGCGGTGCACGACGCCTGCCCGCATCCGGGTCAGCGGGAGGTGGCGACGGCGATGCGGACGCTGCTGGCCTTCGAGCAGCCCGCCCCGATGCGGATCCAGGACCCCTACGGTTACCGGGCGTTCCCGCAGGTCCACGGCCCGGCGCTGGAGACCGCCGCCTACGCCGAGGAGGTCGTCACCCGCGAGATCAACGCGGCGTCGGAGAACCCGCTGGTCGACGTGGCGGGCCGCGCGGTCTGGCACAACGGCAACTTCCACACCGCGTACTCGGGGCTGGCCCTGGACGCCGCCCGCGCGGCGCTCTTCCAGACCATGGCGCTGTCGGCGGCCCGGCTGGGGACGCTGGCCGAGCCGTCCTTCACCGGCCTCTACCCGTTCCAGGCGGCGACCGAGGCGTCCTCCGGGATCATGATCCTGGAGTACGTGACGCACTCGGCGCTCGCCGACGTCCGCCGCCTGGCCGCCCCGGCGGCGCTGGGCAGCGCGGTGCTGTCGCGGGGCGTGGAGGAGCACGCGGGGTTCTCCACCCAGTCGGCGCGCGCGACGACCGAGGCCCTCGGCGCGTACCGGATCGGGCTCGGCTGCGAGCTGGTCGCGGCGGTCCGCGCGCTGCGGATGCAGGGCCGCGCCCCGGCGGGCGGGCCGCTGCGGTCGGTGTACGACCTGTCGGCCGAGGTGCTGGATCCGCGGGTGGACGACCGGCCGCTGGACGCCGACATCGCCGTGGCCGCCGACCTGCTGCCCGAGATCTCCCGGCTCCTGCCCCTCCTGCCCGCCGCCTCTCCGGCGCCCTGGCATCCCGAGGCGCACTGA
- a CDS encoding SGNH/GDSL hydrolase family protein, with the protein MTSRRARRGAAILALCLASVSATGCGPFTGDAARGTGPASAATSPVAAATPVVMFLGDSYTVGERGSLPEYTYAAATARLLGWQVILAGRGGTGFVAGGRPRQPFGVLYESQLGWRPAPDMLVVSGGHNDWHHPPDQVARAAQDVLERARKRWPSTRLAFVGPMWGDQSPPAAALAVRDALRGVAGRLGVPFIDPIAGRWITGNRLQGTGNAPRFIQRDGVHPTPEGHRYLATRLAEDIRRLGLAHPSAKP; encoded by the coding sequence ATGACATCTCGCCGCGCCCGCCGCGGCGCGGCGATCCTCGCGCTGTGCCTGGCCTCCGTCTCGGCGACCGGCTGCGGCCCGTTCACCGGCGACGCGGCCCGCGGCACCGGCCCCGCCTCGGCCGCCACCAGCCCGGTCGCCGCCGCCACGCCGGTGGTCATGTTCCTGGGTGACAGCTACACGGTCGGCGAGCGCGGCAGCCTGCCGGAGTACACCTACGCGGCGGCGACGGCGCGGCTGCTGGGGTGGCAGGTCATCCTGGCCGGCCGCGGCGGCACCGGGTTCGTGGCCGGCGGCCGGCCGCGGCAGCCGTTCGGCGTCCTGTACGAGAGCCAGCTGGGCTGGCGCCCGGCGCCGGACATGCTGGTCGTGTCGGGCGGTCACAACGACTGGCACCACCCGCCGGACCAGGTGGCCAGGGCCGCGCAGGACGTGCTGGAACGCGCCCGCAAGCGCTGGCCCTCGACGCGGCTGGCGTTCGTCGGCCCGATGTGGGGCGACCAGTCCCCGCCCGCGGCGGCCCTGGCCGTGCGGGACGCCCTGCGCGGCGTGGCCGGGCGGCTCGGCGTCCCGTTCATCGATCCGATCGCCGGACGCTGGATCACCGGGAACCGCCTCCAGGGCACCGGCAACGCGCCCCGCTTCATCCAGCGGGACGGGGTGCACCCGACCCCGGAGGGCCACCGCTACCTGGCGACCCGGCTGGCCGAGGACATCAGGCGCCTGGGCCTGGCCCACCCCTCCGCCAAGCCCTGA
- a CDS encoding cysteine dioxygenase, whose product MPAEAAACAAPIASGAECLENLPPRALGKHELRELVDSLAGRPDLWRQHVRFSDEERHYVSLYRDEYVDIWLLCWTPENDTGWHDHDISSGAVRVVAGALEECNPRIGGAHVRTVMPENTSFCFGPDHIHRLVGAADASVSIHAYSPPLWRLGQYTIAEDGLMRRTSVSYADELRPLDTT is encoded by the coding sequence ATGCCGGCTGAGGCCGCTGCCTGCGCCGCCCCCATCGCTTCCGGGGCGGAGTGCCTGGAGAACCTGCCACCCCGGGCCCTCGGCAAGCATGAGCTACGGGAGCTGGTCGACTCCCTGGCCGGGCGGCCGGACCTGTGGCGGCAGCATGTGCGCTTCTCGGACGAGGAGCGCCACTACGTCTCGCTGTATCGGGACGAGTACGTGGACATCTGGCTGCTGTGCTGGACTCCGGAGAACGACACCGGGTGGCATGACCACGACATCTCCTCAGGCGCCGTACGGGTGGTCGCCGGTGCCCTGGAGGAGTGCAACCCGCGTATCGGCGGGGCCCACGTCCGGACCGTGATGCCGGAGAACACCTCGTTCTGCTTCGGCCCGGACCACATCCACCGCCTCGTCGGCGCCGCCGACGCCAGCGTGTCGATCCACGCCTACTCGCCGCCCCTGTGGCGGCTCGGCCAGTACACGATCGCCGAGGACGGCCTCATGCGCCGCACGTCGGTCAGCTACGCCGACGAGCTGCGCCCCCTGGACACGACGTAG
- a CDS encoding amidohydrolase family protein, which produces MSGGVDVHQHLWGSPLVGALRARRVPPLLDGWTLRLDGEPPYEVDPADHDPARRAGLARADGLGLALVSLSAPLGVEWLPAREARPLLDAYHEGALDLPEPFGAWAAACVRDVDAGAAAEALDAGFAGLQLPATALLDASGYERCAPLLDLLESRGLPLLIHPGRSPETPGAPAWWAALVPYVQQMHAAWFAFRTHGRPRHPRLRVCFAMLAGLAPLHGERLAARGGGRGEIDPAAFVETSSYGPRAADAVVRALGVDVVVHGSDRPYAAPRDLGMGEAAEHAFRVTNPHRLLHGPSNGKEPSHAG; this is translated from the coding sequence ATGTCCGGCGGCGTGGACGTGCACCAGCATCTGTGGGGGTCACCGCTGGTCGGCGCGCTGCGGGCGCGGCGCGTGCCGCCCCTCCTGGACGGCTGGACGCTGCGCCTGGACGGCGAGCCGCCCTACGAGGTCGACCCCGCCGACCACGACCCCGCCCGGCGCGCCGGGCTGGCCCGCGCGGACGGGCTCGGCCTGGCCCTGGTGTCCCTGTCGGCGCCGCTGGGCGTCGAATGGCTTCCGGCGCGCGAGGCCCGCCCCCTGCTGGACGCCTATCACGAAGGGGCGCTGGACCTCCCCGAGCCGTTCGGCGCCTGGGCCGCGGCCTGCGTGCGGGACGTCGACGCCGGCGCGGCCGCCGAGGCCCTGGACGCGGGGTTCGCGGGCCTGCAGCTGCCCGCCACGGCCCTGCTCGACGCGTCCGGCTACGAGCGCTGCGCCCCGCTCCTGGACCTCCTCGAATCGCGCGGGCTGCCCCTCCTGATCCACCCCGGCCGCTCCCCCGAGACGCCCGGCGCGCCCGCGTGGTGGGCGGCGCTCGTCCCCTACGTCCAGCAGATGCACGCCGCCTGGTTCGCCTTCCGCACCCACGGCCGCCCCCGCCACCCGCGCCTGCGGGTGTGCTTCGCGATGCTCGCCGGGCTGGCGCCCCTGCACGGGGAACGGCTGGCGGCCCGCGGCGGCGGCCGGGGCGAGATCGACCCCGCCGCGTTCGTGGAGACCTCCTCCTACGGCCCCCGCGCCGCCGACGCCGTCGTGCGGGCGCTCGGCGTGGACGTGGTCGTGCACGGCTCGGACCGGCCGTACGCGGCCCCGCGCGACCTCGGCATGGGCGAGGCCGCCGAGCACGCCTTCCGCGTGACCAACCCCCACCGTCTCCTGCACGGACCATCGAACGGAAAGGAGCCATCACATGCCGGCTGA
- a CDS encoding LacI family DNA-binding transcriptional regulator produces the protein MAQATGLSPAAVSYALRGIQTSEETQERVRAAADELGYEAHPIARALASGRTGMVGLLCGSLEDYWQQSLAVGISRSLLARDRYALIVDAFNDPARELALARQLRDQRVDGLIVQPLDPSAALWAELAETVPVVSVGDVLHGGRSQGEVVFDNRRGVTLALEHLRELGHRRVAVFTPTLASTPDRPADVHVNAEARRLGLEVEVVVAPQSLAEATEVAMRTLRGPGRPSAIFCFSDSIAYGVYAATRVLGLAVPGDVAVCGYDAHPMSALLTPPLTTVDWDIDGIVHSAVRLVVDVIEGKPRKRRVVREPSLRVRESTGRPQAPEAPKAPKDPRDA, from the coding sequence GTGGCGCAGGCGACAGGGCTGTCGCCTGCCGCCGTGTCCTACGCGCTGCGCGGCATCCAGACCTCGGAGGAGACCCAGGAGCGGGTCCGCGCCGCCGCCGACGAGCTGGGCTACGAGGCGCACCCGATCGCCCGGGCCCTGGCCAGCGGGCGCACCGGCATGGTCGGCCTGCTGTGCGGCTCGCTGGAGGACTACTGGCAGCAGTCGCTGGCCGTGGGCATCAGCCGGTCCCTGCTCGCCCGCGACCGGTACGCGCTGATCGTGGACGCCTTCAACGACCCCGCCCGGGAGCTGGCGCTGGCCCGGCAGCTGCGCGACCAGCGGGTGGACGGGCTGATCGTGCAGCCGCTCGACCCGTCCGCCGCGCTGTGGGCCGAGCTGGCCGAGACGGTCCCGGTGGTCTCGGTCGGGGACGTGCTGCACGGCGGCAGGTCCCAGGGCGAGGTGGTCTTCGACAACCGGCGCGGTGTCACGCTGGCGCTGGAGCACCTGCGCGAGCTGGGGCACCGCCGCGTCGCGGTGTTCACCCCGACCCTGGCCAGCACCCCCGACCGTCCCGCCGACGTGCACGTCAACGCCGAGGCGCGGCGGCTCGGCCTGGAGGTCGAGGTCGTGGTCGCGCCCCAGTCGCTCGCGGAGGCCACCGAGGTCGCCATGCGGACCCTGCGCGGCCCGGGCCGGCCCTCGGCGATCTTCTGCTTCTCCGACTCCATCGCCTACGGCGTGTACGCGGCGACCCGCGTGCTGGGCCTGGCGGTGCCCGGCGACGTCGCGGTCTGCGGCTACGACGCCCATCCGATGTCGGCCCTGCTGACCCCGCCGCTCACCACCGTCGACTGGGACATCGACGGCATCGTGCACTCGGCCGTGCGGCTGGTCGTGGACGTCATCGAGGGCAAGCCGCGCAAGCGCCGCGTCGTCCGCGAGCCGTCCCTGCGCGTCCGCGAGTCCACCGGCCGCCCCCAGGCCCCCGAGGCCCCCAAGGCCCCCAAGGACCCCCGGGACGCCTGA